One genomic segment of Impatiens glandulifera chromosome 6, dImpGla2.1, whole genome shotgun sequence includes these proteins:
- the LOC124941200 gene encoding putative disease resistance protein RGA1 — translation MADPATLIIGLLSNLAPAIKDDFSLFWNFKKDVEKLSSTLSAINAALEHAEIKDVWKKDRQTEDWLRKLKDVAYEVRDIMDECTFEDLRLQVKRLNPSSSSSSTRIQVTNSCITLPFSNFWLRREIGSKIKDVQEKLKQIYSERKNLHSPEPIHDSKIKDKFTSSWRETMSLSSSPIYGRDKEKKEIIDILLNNSTSSTVSVATSVLPIVGIGGLGKTTLVQMVFNDYEVSKHFDLKLWVCVSDEFDIKLIIKAIIGANNETSLEILQKMIQDKLRGKRYLIVLDDVWNENKNAWNQLRSILDCGLNGAFVLTTTRKKNVAEIMKTITHFELPSLSDDDCWLLFKERAFEDGKPKDSNFINIGKQISKRCKGVPLVAKTLGSQLGFCDDEKEWHRIRNSEIWEISENEEDLLPILRLSYYDLPYHLRRCFVFCAVFPKDTLIEKEKLIQLWMAHDLIPTAKKQNLEDAGNRIWKELCWRSFFQDEKENKDKFYTCMMHDLMHDLARSVMKDECYTMKANSSSDGLEREIRHVTATVDKLNQTSVCSLKEIRGLQSIMLNCTDYDRYVVGWGILSVLKELLPLRVLEVRRCWYDENLSYVSRLKHLRYLDISYSDEITTLPNSICDLFNLQTLKLNYCFELTSLPKNMRNFINLRHLYLEGCYKLTYMPRGMGQLKHLKTLNLLVIGKEESDCQLDELKELDICGFLKIVNLERVSDASISRGISMAKMSSITNLELDWGYTYGDDADGHEKICEALEVSTERLKILKMIGYKGVNPPKWVGKSSPPVTSLEQMENVNTIASSRDDNEMIVLFPLLEELEINKMKNLRELVSLTIPSTGAFPNLCKLGIYNCPKLGALPSHLNALNDVTIEGECSDELLYSISNLSALTHLKVYKMNERSALFGAGKALMFDDEIPSSSSQILRDNNEAQLGGVRSTFQSLQHLKIENCKKLRRLFDEGMIMEEESTNGCEKQQKHHLQAERTRAVTNLTNSLRELYIENCPELMISLEEFGNLNVNNNSLQRLTIIDCPKLVSSEEFVNCMALLRSLRARLGRIYFDVDILLEEEAKANSEEN, via the exons ATGGCTGATCCAGCAACTCTAATAATTGGTTTGCTTTCAAATTTGGCACCTGCGATTAAGGATGATTTCTCTTTGTTTTGGAATTTTAAGAAGGATGTTGAAAAACTGTCGAGCACGCTATCTGCAATTAATGCCGCACTTGAACATGCTGAGATAAAGGACGTGTGGAAGAAGGACAGACAAACTGAAGATTGGTTGCGGAAGCTGAAAGATGTGGCATATGAGGTTCGAGACATCATGGATGAGTGCACCTTTGAAGATCTTCGTCTTCAAGTCAAAAGGCTTAatccctcctcctcctcctcttcaaCCCGGATCCAGGTAACCAACTCATGTATCACCCTTCCTTTTAGCAACTTTTGGTTGCGTCGTGAAATTGGTTCCAAAATTAAGGATGTTCAAGAGAAACTAAAACAGATTTATTCTGAGCGCAAAAATTTACATTCGCCTGAACCTATTCATGACTCGAAAATAAAAGACAAGTTTACTAGTAGTTGGAGAGAAACCATGTCTCTTTCTAGTAGTCCAATATATGGGAGAGACAAGGAGaagaaagaaattattgatattttactCAATAATAGTACATCTAGTACGGTTAGTGTTGCTACATCTGTTCTGCCTATTGTTGGGATTGGGGGTCTTGGTAAAACGACACTTGTTCAAATGGTCTTCAATGATTATGAAGTTTCTAAGCATTTTGATCTCAAATTATGGGTTTGTGTTTCTGATGAATTTGATATTAAGTTGATCATCAAAGCCATCATAGGAGCAAATAATGAAACTTCTTTGGAGATATTGCAGAAAATGATTCAAGATAAATTGAGAGGGAAAAGATATTTGATTGTATTGGATGATGTTTGGAATGAAAACAAAAATGCATGGAATCAGTTGAGATCTATATTAGATTGTGGATTAAACGGTGCGTTCGTCCTTACCACGACACGTAAAAAAAATGTGGCGGAAATCATGAAAACGATTACACATTTTGAGTTACCGTCGCTTAGTGACGATGATTGTTGGCTACTATTCAAAGAACGTGCATTTGAGGATGGAAAACcaaaagattcaaacttcatTAATATTGGTAAACAAATATCTAAAAGATGTAAGGGTGTTCCTTTAGTTGCCAAAACATTGGGAAGTCAACTGGGGTTTTGTGATGACGAAAAAGAATGGCATAGAATAAGAAATAGTGAGATATGGGAAATATCCGAAAATGAAGAAGATCTCTTGCCTATTCTAAGGTTGAGTTACTATGACCTCCCTTATCATTTGAGAAGATGCTTTGTGTTTTGTGCTGTATTTCCCAAGGATACTCTAATTGAAAAGGAGAAATTAATTCAATTGTGGATGGCACATGATTTAATTCCTACAGCTAAAAAGCAAAATCTGGAAGATGCTGGGAATAGAATTTGGAAGGAGTTGTGTTGGAGATCCTTTTTTCAAGATGAAAAAGAGaacaaagataaattttatacaTGTATGATGCACGATCTTATGCACGATCTTGCCCGATCTGTTATGAAAGATGAATGTTATACGATGAAGGCTAATAGCTCAAGTGATGGTTTAGAACGAGAAATTCGTCATGTAACAGCAACTGTTGATAAGTTAAACCAAACATCAGTTTGTTCTCTTAAGGAAATTAGAGGGTTGCAATCAATAATGCTCAATTGCACAGATTATGATAGATATGTTGTCGGGTGGGGGATTTTGAGTGTCTTGAAGGAACTTCTGCCTTTACGTGTCCTTGAAGTAAGACGATGTTGGTACGATGAAAATTTGAGTTATGTGAGTCGTCTAAAGCATCTTAGATACTTAGACATTTCCTACAGTGATGAGATAACAACACTGCCTAATAGTATTTGTGATCTCTTCAACTTACAGACTCTGAAACTCAATTATTGTTTTGAGCTTACAAGTTTGCCTAAAAATATGAGGAACTTTATTAACTTGAGACATCTTTATTTGGAGGGTTGTTATAAATTAACGTATATGCCTAGAGGAATGGGGCAATTAAAACATCTCAAGACGTTAAACTTGCTTGTGATAGGCAAGGAGGAGAGTGACTGTCAACTAGACGAATTAAAAGAATTGGATATCTGcggatttttaaaaattgtgaaCCTTGAAAGAGTTAGTGATGCATCTATTTCAAGAGGGATAAGTATGGCTAAAATGTCGAGTATCACTAACCTGGAGTTGGATTGGGGTTATACATATGGTGATGATGCTGATGGACATGAGAAAATTTGTGAAGCTCTAGAGGTTTCAACTGAGAGGCTGAAGATATTGAAAATGATTGGTTACAAAGGTGTGAATCCTCCTAAATGGGTGGGAAAGTCATCTCCTCCTGTAACAAGTCTTGAGCAAATGGAGAATGTGAATACTATTGCTAGTAGTAGAGATGACAATGAAATGATAGTGCTATTCCCTTTGCTAGAGGAATTGGAGATTAATAAGATGAAGAATTTGAGAGAATTGGTGTCTCTTACTATTCCTAGTACTGGAGCATTCCCTAATCTATGCAAGCTAGGGATATATAATTGCCCAAAGCTAGGGGCCTTGCCGTCGCATCTCAATGCACTTAATGATGTAACTATTGAAGGTGAATGTTCGGATGAGTTGTTATATAGCATCTCAAATCTTAGTGCTCTGACTCATCTCAAAGTTTATAAGATGAATGAAAGAAGTGCTTTATTTGGAGCTGGTAAAGCATTAATGTTTGATGATGAGATACCATCGTCCTCAAGTCAAATCCTTAGGGACAATAATGAAGCACAATTAGGAGGAGTACGATCAACTTTCCAATCTCTTCAACATCTGAAAATTGAGAACTGCAAGAAGTTAAGGCGTTTGTTTGATGAGGGAATGataatggaagaagagagtacTAATGGCTGCGAGAAGCAACAAAAGCATCATCTTCAAGCAGAAAGAACAAGAGCTGTCACCAACCTCACCAACTCTCTCAGGGAATTGTATATTGAGAATTGTCCGGAGTTGATGATATCACTTGAAGAATTTGGAAACCTCaatgttaataataattcacTACAGAGGTTGACTATCATTGATTGTCCCAAGTTGGTGTCTTCAGAAGAATTCGTCAATTGTATGGCTCTCCTACGATCCCTTCGAGCAAGACTTGGTCGTATCTACTTCGATGTAGATATTCTATTAGAAGAGGAAGCGAAAGCAAATTCG GAGGAAAATTGA